Proteins encoded together in one Micromonospora kangleipakensis window:
- a CDS encoding helix-turn-helix domain-containing protein: MATGIIASPTSETARATKYNAKFRDHKRVMSSWSAKPITPPSVLKDVLEHYPAMAHRVAALAHAPQSTFELACAAEVFGLHRPGLPEPYQFEVCAEKPGPLATLAGFDMLVTNDLTALRRADTIVIPGWQTYPEPAPPAIVRALQQAHRRGTRIITICSGVFPLAQTGLLDGRRATTHWALVADLTARFPNVQVDPDVLYVDHGDVASSAGAGAGIDLCLHVVRTDHGAAHAAHVARHMVMPPHREGGQRQYAELPTSGPVPDSLAPLLDWATARLHEPLTINDLAAKAQMSGRTLTRRFATQLGTSPGQWLLAQRIAATRALLEETDLSVEAIADRVGLSSAVNLRRRFHQAVRTTPAAYRRTFHQARTS; this comes from the coding sequence GTGGCGACCGGCATCATCGCGTCGCCGACGAGCGAGACCGCGCGGGCGACGAAATACAACGCGAAGTTCCGCGACCACAAGCGAGTCATGTCGTCATGGTCGGCGAAGCCGATCACACCGCCAAGTGTCCTGAAAGACGTTCTTGAGCACTATCCAGCCATGGCCCATCGGGTGGCAGCGCTCGCGCATGCGCCGCAGTCGACGTTCGAGCTTGCCTGCGCCGCTGAGGTCTTCGGCCTGCACCGCCCCGGACTGCCCGAGCCATACCAATTCGAGGTGTGCGCGGAAAAGCCGGGTCCGCTGGCGACGCTCGCCGGCTTCGACATGCTGGTTACAAACGATCTCACCGCACTACGCCGTGCGGACACCATCGTTATTCCCGGCTGGCAGACCTACCCGGAGCCGGCGCCACCCGCCATCGTGCGTGCCCTGCAACAGGCACACCGGCGCGGGACACGCATCATCACCATCTGCTCCGGCGTCTTCCCGCTGGCCCAGACCGGCCTGCTCGATGGCCGCCGGGCGACCACGCACTGGGCCCTCGTCGCCGACCTGACGGCCCGGTTTCCCAACGTCCAGGTCGACCCGGACGTGCTCTACGTCGACCATGGCGACGTGGCCAGCAGCGCCGGTGCCGGCGCCGGCATCGACCTGTGCCTGCACGTCGTACGAACCGACCACGGCGCCGCGCACGCGGCCCACGTCGCCCGGCACATGGTCATGCCGCCACATCGAGAAGGCGGCCAGCGGCAGTATGCCGAACTGCCCACCTCCGGGCCGGTCCCCGACTCCCTGGCGCCGCTGCTGGACTGGGCCACGGCCCGGCTACACGAGCCGCTGACCATCAACGACCTAGCGGCCAAGGCGCAGATGTCCGGCCGGACGCTGACCCGCAGGTTCGCCACCCAGCTCGGTACCAGCCCCGGCCAGTGGCTCCTCGCGCAACGCATTGCCGCCACGCGCGCACTGCTGGAGGAGACCGATCTGTCGGTCGAGGCCATCGCAGACCGAGTCGGTCTCTCGTCAGCCGTCAACCTCCGGCGGCGGTTCCACCAGGCTGTGCGGACCACACCCGCCGCCTACCGCCGCACCTTCCACCAGGCCCGGACAAGCTGA
- a CDS encoding IS110 family transposase produces MHKDFLKSGCPPRRISCPPAEGTPPAVITIGIDPHKASLTAVALDATGRQLAVRRVAVNAGTYKTLMGWAARWPQRRFAVEGAAGLGRGIAQLLAGGGEDVVDVPATLAARARLLDTGGARKSDPADAASVAHAAMRHKRLRAVVAEDHTTQLRLLAERRDDLAGERVRVLNRLHVLLRDLIPGGAPSDLTADKASALLRGVRPLTATDACRRELARDLLADLRRVDRQLSANQAKTSQTLAVTRSTLTEIHGVGPVVAGKILGHVGDIHRFPTIDHFASYTGTSPLDASSGDRRRHRLNTTGNRQLNTALHTIAVCQARDPGPGRVYYLRKIGEGKTPAEARRALKRRLANVVYRHLAKDQQRRPTVSP; encoded by the coding sequence GTGCACAAGGACTTCTTGAAGTCAGGCTGCCCACCACGGCGCATCTCCTGCCCGCCTGCTGAAGGGACTCCGCCTGCCGTGATCACGATTGGGATCGATCCGCACAAAGCCTCATTGACCGCCGTGGCGCTGGATGCCACCGGCCGGCAGTTGGCGGTCAGACGCGTGGCGGTCAACGCCGGCACCTACAAGACGTTGATGGGGTGGGCCGCCCGCTGGCCGCAGCGGCGGTTCGCCGTGGAAGGCGCCGCCGGTCTTGGCCGCGGCATCGCCCAACTGCTCGCCGGTGGCGGCGAAGACGTCGTCGACGTGCCGGCCACGCTCGCCGCTCGCGCCCGGCTGCTGGACACCGGCGGTGCCCGCAAGAGCGATCCCGCCGACGCCGCCAGCGTCGCGCACGCCGCCATGCGCCACAAGCGGTTGCGCGCGGTGGTCGCCGAGGACCACACCACCCAGCTGCGGCTGCTGGCCGAACGCCGTGACGACCTGGCCGGTGAACGCGTTCGCGTCCTCAACCGCCTGCACGTCCTGCTCCGCGACCTGATTCCCGGCGGAGCGCCCTCCGACCTGACCGCGGACAAAGCCAGCGCGCTGCTGCGCGGCGTCCGCCCGCTCACCGCCACCGACGCCTGCCGCCGCGAGCTCGCCCGCGACCTCCTCGCCGACTTGCGCCGCGTGGACCGTCAGCTAAGCGCCAACCAGGCCAAGACCAGCCAGACCCTGGCGGTCACCCGCTCGACACTCACCGAAATACACGGCGTCGGGCCCGTCGTGGCCGGGAAGATCCTCGGCCACGTCGGCGACATACACCGCTTCCCGACCATCGACCACTTCGCCAGCTACACCGGCACCAGCCCGCTTGACGCCTCCAGCGGAGACCGCCGCCGCCACCGGCTCAACACCACCGGCAACCGCCAACTCAACACCGCGCTCCACACCATCGCGGTATGCCAAGCCCGCGACCCCGGACCCGGGCGCGTCTACTACCTGCGCAAGATCGGCGAAGGTAAGACCCCCGCCGAGGCCCGACGCGCGCTCAAGCGACGGCTCGCCAACGTCGTCTATCGGCATCTCGCCAAAGATCAACAACGACGCCCTACGGTCAGCCCTTGA
- a CDS encoding DUF1062 domain-containing protein has translation MWLLVACVSCDRTSKITVHDRVPVRYLDPILLEGYSGNSSALVARVLLDPLIARRNRFALEWDSCWELLAPSPPESPWPVQVSVIFDDPVAPSPRTAHRPGAGHQPRGDRSPRQDRHSAEPQNSQGPLVRPAMSRRRGPEPGREARWPCPGLHHAAVRARSLMTGRERGSGPARYRRRR, from the coding sequence ATCTGGCTCCTCGTCGCCTGCGTTTCCTGCGACCGAACCAGCAAGATCACCGTTCACGATCGCGTCCCGGTCCGGTACCTGGATCCGATCCTTCTGGAGGGCTACTCCGGCAACTCCTCTGCCCTCGTCGCCCGCGTCCTTCTCGACCCGCTGATCGCCCGGCGCAACCGGTTCGCCCTGGAGTGGGACTCATGCTGGGAGCTGCTCGCCCCGTCCCCTCCCGAAAGCCCCTGGCCCGTCCAGGTTTCGGTCATCTTCGACGACCCCGTGGCCCCTTCGCCCCGAACGGCTCATCGCCCAGGGGCTGGGCATCAGCCGCGGGGAGATCGCTCGCCGCGTCAAGATCGGCATTCCGCTGAACCGCAGAACTCACAGGGACCTCTCGTTCGTCCTGCTATGAGCCGCCGCCGTGGGCCTGAGCCGGGGCGAGAGGCAAGGTGGCCCTGCCCCGGACTGCATCACGCGGCGGTCCGCGCGCGGTCGCTCATGACCGGGCGCGAACGAGGGTCAGGGCCGGCCCGATACCGGCGACGAAGGTGA
- a CDS encoding IS110 family transposase has translation MGQVIIGMDPHKRSATIEIINDREKILAQGRFTTDRDGYQTMLKLGRQHKDRVWAVEGCNGIGRHIAQRLVADGETVVDVPAKLSARARVFDTGQGRKTDPVDAHSVAVAALRAKGLRQVTVDDVTVALRLLADRRDGLGHARTDLLNRIHQLLLELLPGGAKKFLSAPQARTMLATIRPRDLVGRTRRRLASELITELVQVDKKIKAADKELTELVATTGSSLQDLNGIGPSGAARLIGDVADISRFATRGHFASWNATTPKAAPTTDANSPPAKHRWRPCAHSSDGCPTSSTSRWPKTPRRPGRAREDTWGRLFNPARPTRSP, from the coding sequence GTGGGACAGGTCATCATCGGCATGGATCCTCATAAGCGGTCCGCGACCATCGAGATCATCAACGACCGCGAGAAAATCCTCGCGCAGGGCCGGTTCACCACCGACCGCGACGGCTACCAGACGATGCTCAAGCTCGGCCGGCAGCACAAGGACCGGGTCTGGGCGGTGGAGGGCTGCAACGGCATCGGCCGGCACATCGCTCAACGCCTCGTCGCCGACGGCGAAACCGTGGTGGACGTGCCCGCGAAACTGTCCGCCCGGGCCCGGGTATTCGACACCGGTCAGGGCCGCAAAACCGACCCGGTCGACGCCCACAGCGTCGCCGTCGCAGCCCTGCGCGCCAAGGGTTTGCGGCAGGTCACCGTCGACGATGTGACCGTTGCGTTGAGGCTGCTGGCCGACCGCCGCGACGGTCTCGGTCATGCCCGCACCGACCTGCTCAACCGCATCCACCAGCTGCTGCTGGAACTGCTGCCCGGCGGAGCGAAGAAGTTCCTGTCCGCCCCGCAGGCCCGCACGATGCTCGCCACCATCCGTCCTCGTGATCTGGTCGGCCGCACCCGCCGCCGGCTCGCGTCCGAGCTGATCACCGAGCTGGTCCAGGTCGACAAGAAGATCAAGGCCGCGGACAAGGAACTGACCGAGCTCGTCGCAACCACCGGCAGCAGCCTGCAGGACCTCAACGGCATCGGCCCCTCCGGCGCCGCCCGCCTGATCGGCGACGTCGCGGACATCAGCCGCTTCGCCACCCGTGGACACTTCGCGTCCTGGAACGCCACGACACCGAAGGCCGCGCCTACTACCGACGCAAACTCGCCGCCGGCAAAACACCGATGGAGGCCATGCGCGCACTCAAGCGACGGCTGTCCGACATCGTCTACAAGCAGATGGCCAAAGACGCCAAGAAGGCCGGGACGGGCCCGGGAGGACACGTGGGGGCGACTCTTCAATCCAGCGCGGCCGACCCGATCCCCATGA
- a CDS encoding MFS transporter, with protein MTRLWSRNFALYFVARAVSLVGDAMMPVATALAVGPVHGTSGVGFVLALWTAPFVLLVLFGGVLSDRLGARPMMVGADLARIATQSTVAVLFFTGTPSLWLLMACSALAGAAAAMFQPGVNGIVPHVARDLQRANASIKVADSAAQLLGPAVAGILVATVGAGAVYTIDAATFAMSAACLLALRIPTHLAVAAGSSVVRDLRVGWREFRSRTWIWVVILVWVAYGITMFGPIIPIGSTLVGARLGDAAYGWVVTGWGAGAVVGGFGAMRVKPTHPLRAGAVAMFGWAVLPLAVVASAPLWLLLTGHLIAGAAWSFWSVMWATSVQTHVPSKLLNRVTAYEVAGSVSGIAVGQALAGPATLLVGGAEILGVSAAVCIVGAALLLAVPAVRNLRRDPPPIVPRYVTSVDTVVAEAPR; from the coding sequence ATGACTCGCTTGTGGTCGCGGAACTTCGCGTTGTATTTCGTCGCCCGCGCGGTCTCGCTCGTCGGCGACGCGATGATGCCGGTCGCCACGGCGCTCGCCGTGGGTCCCGTCCACGGCACGTCCGGCGTGGGATTCGTGCTGGCCCTGTGGACGGCACCGTTCGTGCTGCTGGTGCTGTTCGGCGGGGTGTTGTCCGACCGGCTCGGGGCGCGGCCGATGATGGTCGGCGCCGACCTGGCCAGGATCGCGACGCAGTCGACAGTTGCGGTGTTGTTTTTCACCGGCACTCCGTCGTTGTGGCTGTTGATGGCCTGTTCGGCGCTGGCCGGCGCCGCCGCCGCGATGTTCCAACCTGGGGTCAACGGCATCGTTCCGCACGTTGCACGTGACCTCCAGCGAGCGAACGCGAGCATCAAAGTCGCCGACTCGGCGGCGCAGCTACTCGGTCCCGCGGTCGCCGGCATCCTCGTCGCCACGGTGGGCGCTGGCGCGGTCTACACCATCGACGCCGCCACGTTCGCCATGAGCGCCGCGTGCCTGCTGGCACTACGGATCCCTACGCACCTCGCGGTCGCCGCCGGCTCGTCGGTGGTGCGCGACCTGCGGGTGGGCTGGCGCGAGTTCCGGTCCCGCACGTGGATCTGGGTCGTCATCCTCGTCTGGGTGGCGTACGGGATCACAATGTTCGGGCCGATCATCCCGATCGGCTCGACGCTCGTCGGTGCCCGACTCGGCGACGCCGCGTACGGCTGGGTGGTCACCGGCTGGGGAGCCGGTGCCGTGGTCGGCGGCTTCGGTGCGATGCGGGTCAAGCCCACCCATCCGCTTCGCGCCGGCGCCGTGGCCATGTTCGGATGGGCGGTGCTTCCGCTCGCCGTTGTCGCCAGCGCACCGCTGTGGCTGCTGCTCACGGGTCACCTGATCGCGGGCGCGGCGTGGTCGTTCTGGTCGGTGATGTGGGCGACGAGCGTTCAGACCCACGTCCCGTCCAAGTTGCTCAACCGGGTCACCGCATACGAAGTTGCCGGCTCTGTTTCCGGCATCGCCGTCGGCCAGGCGCTCGCCGGACCGGCCACCCTCCTCGTCGGCGGCGCCGAGATCCTGGGTGTCTCCGCCGCGGTCTGCATAGTCGGCGCCGCTCTGCTACTGGCGGTACCGGCAGTGCGGAACCTGCGCCGGGATCCACCACCAATCGTGCCCCGGTACGTGACCTCGGTGGACACGGTCGTCGCGGAGGCCCCCCGGTGA
- a CDS encoding MerR family transcriptional regulator, with protein sequence MEEHLTVGRVAELAGVSVRTLHHYDEIGLLEPSTRTAAGHRAYSADDVERLREVLAYRRLGFGLREIAELVDDPATDAVAHLCRLRGLLMDQRDRAAAMVTAIDRELEARAMGIRTTPEEQLKVFGARLYDAIGSAYPATRRTEPRIAARIWDALGDAQTVLNVGAGTGSYEPPDRDVTAVEPSAVMRAQRPPGAAPCVAAAAESLPFEDQSFDAAMAVSTVHHWPDPVAGLRELRRVARRVVVFTYDADDTGWRQRFWLTRDYLPEFADLLVGWPSLADLTRAIGGRAEPVLVPWDCADGFFEAYWRRPEAYLDEHVRRAVSVWTRVGPQAEQRAVSTLREDLSSGRWAERNRDLVALDTAELGLRLLVA encoded by the coding sequence GTGGAGGAGCACCTGACCGTGGGGCGTGTGGCGGAGTTGGCCGGCGTAAGCGTCCGCACACTGCATCACTATGACGAGATCGGCCTCCTGGAGCCGTCCACGCGGACCGCGGCTGGGCACCGGGCCTACTCCGCGGACGACGTGGAGCGACTCCGGGAGGTGCTCGCCTACCGGCGGCTCGGCTTCGGATTGCGGGAGATCGCGGAACTGGTTGACGATCCGGCTACCGACGCAGTCGCGCACCTGTGCCGGCTGCGCGGCCTGTTGATGGACCAGCGCGACCGCGCTGCTGCCATGGTGACGGCCATAGACAGGGAACTGGAGGCACGAGCAATGGGAATCAGGACGACGCCAGAGGAGCAACTGAAAGTGTTCGGCGCGCGGTTGTACGATGCCATCGGATCCGCTTACCCAGCGACGCGGCGCACTGAGCCACGGATCGCCGCGCGCATCTGGGATGCGCTTGGGGATGCACAAACGGTACTGAACGTCGGAGCCGGCACCGGCTCCTACGAACCCCCCGACCGCGACGTCACGGCGGTGGAACCTTCGGCGGTCATGCGGGCGCAGCGTCCCCCGGGCGCGGCGCCCTGCGTGGCCGCCGCTGCGGAGAGTCTGCCGTTCGAGGACCAGTCCTTCGACGCCGCGATGGCGGTCAGCACCGTTCATCACTGGCCGGACCCGGTCGCCGGGCTGCGTGAGCTGCGGCGTGTGGCCCGCCGCGTGGTGGTGTTCACGTACGACGCCGATGACACCGGCTGGCGTCAGCGGTTCTGGCTCACCCGCGACTACTTACCTGAGTTCGCAGACCTCCTCGTCGGCTGGCCGTCCCTGGCCGACCTAACCCGCGCGATCGGAGGACGCGCGGAGCCGGTGCTCGTCCCGTGGGACTGCGCTGACGGCTTCTTCGAGGCATACTGGCGCCGGCCTGAGGCGTACCTGGACGAACATGTACGCCGCGCGGTTTCGGTATGGACCAGAGTCGGACCGCAGGCCGAGCAACGGGCAGTCAGCACACTCCGCGAAGACCTTTCCTCAGGCCGGTGGGCCGAGCGCAACCGCGACCTCGTCGCCCTCGACACGGCAGAGCTCGGCCTCCGCCTGCTCGTAGCCTGA